The Vitis riparia cultivar Riparia Gloire de Montpellier isolate 1030 chromosome 3, EGFV_Vit.rip_1.0, whole genome shotgun sequence genome includes a region encoding these proteins:
- the LOC117911097 gene encoding guanine nucleotide-binding protein subunit beta-2, whose translation MSVAELKERHMAATETVNSLRERLKQKRLLLLDTDVAGYARTQGKSAVTLGPTDLVCCRTLQGHTGKVYSLDWTTEKNRIVSASQDGRLIVWNALTSQKTHAIKLPCAWVMTCAFSPSGQSVACGGLDSVCSIFNLNSPTDKDGNLAISKMLSGHKGYVSSCQYVPDEDTHLITSSGDQTCVLWDITTGLRTSVFGGEFQSGHTADVLSVSISGSNSRMFVSGSCDATARLWDTRAASRAVRTFHGHEGDVNTVRFFPDGNRFGTGSDDGTCRLFDIRTGHQLQVYYQEHGDNEVPHVTSIAFSISGRLLFAGYSNGDCYVWDTLLAKVVLNLGSLQNSHDSRISCLGLSADGSALCTGSWDTNLKIWAFGGHRRVI comes from the exons ATGTCTGTAGCGGAACTGAAAGAGCGCCACATGGCGGCCACCGAGACGGTGAACTCTCTCAGAGAACGCTTGAAGCAGAAGCGACTTTTGCTTCTAGACACTGATG TGGCGGGATACGCAAGGACACAGGGGAAGAGTGCGGTGACCTTAGGACCGACGGATCTGGTGTGCTGCAGGACGTTGCAGGGGCATACGGGGAAG GTGTATTCATTGGACTGGACTACAGAAAAGAACCGAATTGTCAGTGCTTCGCAAGATGGCCGGTTAATAGTTTGGAATGCCCTGACAAGCCAGAAAACTCATGCCATAAAGCTGCCTTGTGCATGGGTCATGACATGTGCTTTTTCTCCGAGTGGGCAGTCTGTTGCCTGTGGCGGTCTAGATAGTGTATGCTCAATCTTCAATCTGAATTCCCCCACAGACAAGGATGGCAATTTAGCAATATCAAAAATGCTTAGTGGACATAAGGGTTATGTGTCCTCTTGTCAGTATGTCCCAGATGAGGACACTCACCTAATAACCAGTTCTGGTGATCAGACATGTGTTCTATGGGATATTACTACAGGGCTCAGAACTTCTGTGTTTGGAGGTGAATTTCAATCTGGACACACTGCTGATGTATTGAG TGTCTCAATTAGTGGATCAAACTCAAGAATGTTTGTATCTGGTTCATGTGATGCAACTGCCCGTTTGTGGGACACTCGTGCTGCAAGTCGAGCTGTGCGTACATTTCATGGCCATGAGGGAGATGTTAATACTGTGAGGTTCTTTCCAGATGGCAATAGATTTGGGACTGGCTCAGACGATGGAACTTGCAGATTATTTGACATCAGGACAGGTCACCAACTCCAAGTATATTATCAAGAACATGGTGATAACGAAGTCCCACACGTGACCTCCATTGCATTCTCCATATCAGGCAGACTTCTCTTTGCTGGATACTCAAATGGGGATTGCTATGTCTGGGATACTTTATTGGCAAAG GTGGTTCTGAACCTGGGATCTCTCCAAAACTCACATGATAGTCGGATCAGCTGTTTAGGTTTGTCAGCTGATGGGAGTGCCTTATGTACAGGAAGTTGGGACACAAACCTTAAG ATTTGGGCTTTTGGAGGACACAGGAGAGTGATTTGA
- the LOC117911874 gene encoding transcription termination factor MTEF1, chloroplastic, which yields MLHSLHIPTISSIKSPSSQSLSSSEHPPYLLRFRTSHRENIRYLKTLGIIDPSTKPHKFPSPEAVDQVLSTVNFLKSKGFSEPDFPRLSFLCPKLFSSDSDPTDIEPVFDFLTLDLAASDQESCSLILRCPQILLSDVEYCLRPTLLYLRKLGVEKLNVPTSLNAHLLNTRVERLVAKIRFLRSVGLSYEESARACGRFPAVFGYSIENNLKPKFNYLVREMKRSVEELKVFPQYFAFSLENRIMPRHLHLEQRNVRVSLKRMLLWSDQKFYAKWK from the coding sequence ATGCTTCACTCCCTCCATATCCCAACCATATCTTCCATCAAAAGCCCTAGTTCTCAATCTCTCTCTTCTTCTGAACACCCTCCTTATCTGCTCAGATTCCGTACATCTCACCGTGAAAATATCCGGTACCTCAAAACCCTGGGCATCATCGATCCAAGCACCAAACCACACAAATTCCCATCGCCAGAAGCCGTAGATCAAGTCCTTTCCACCGTGAATTTCCTTAAATCTAAGGGATTCTCCGAGCCCGATTTCCCCAGACTCTCCTTCCTCTGCCCAAAACTATTCTCTTCCGACTCCGACCCCACCGACATCGAACCGGTTTTTGATTTCCTAACCTTAGATTTGGCCGCGTCGGATCAAGAATCATGCAGTTTGATTCTCCGGTGCCCTCAGATTCTGCTGTCGGATGTAGAGTACTGTTTGAGGCCAACACTTCTTTATTTGAGAAAATTGGGAGTAGAGAAGCTCAATGTGCCTACTTCGCTTAACGCCCATCTTTTGAACACTCGGGTGGAGAGGCTTGTGGCGAAGATTAGGTTTTTGCGGAGCGTGGGACTATCGTACGAGGAATCCGCTAGGGCTTGTGGGCGGTTTCCGGCCGTTTTTGGCTATAgtattgagaataatttgaaGCCCAAGTTCAATTATTTGGTGAGGGAGATGAAGAGGAGTGTTGAGGAATTGAAGGTGTTTCCGCAGTACTTCGCATTTAGCTTGGAGAATCGGATAATGCCGAGGCATTTGCATTTGGAGCAGAGGAATGTTCGGGTTTCATTGAAGAGAATGCTATTGTGGAGCGATCAAAAGTTTTATGCGAAATGGAAGTGA
- the LOC117911873 gene encoding coatomer subunit gamma-2, producing the protein MAQPLVKKDDDRDDEADYSPFLGIEKGAVLQEARVFNDPQLEPRRCSQVITKLLYLLNQGETFTKIEATEVFFAVTKLFQSRDTGLRRMVYLMIKELSPSADEVIIVTSSLMKDMNSKTDMYRANAIRVLCRITDGTLLTQIERYLKQAIVDKNPVVASAALVSGIHLLQTNPEIVRRWSNEVQEAVQSRAALVQFHALALLHQIRQNDRLAVSKLVTSLTRGNVRSPLAQCLLIRYTSQVIRESGTNTQTGDRPFYDFLEGCLRHKAEMVIFEAARAITELSGVTSRELTPAITVLQLFLSSSKPVLRFAAVRTLNKVAMTHPMAVTNCNIDMESLISDQNRSIATLAITTLLKTGNESSVDRLMKQITNFMSDIADEFKIVVVEAIRSLCLKFPLKYRALMNFLSNILREEGGFEYKKAIVDSIVILIRDIPDAKESGLLHLCEFIEDCEFTYLSTQILHFLGIEGPKTSDPSKYIRYIYNRVILENATVRASAVSTLAKFGAMVDSLKPRIFVLLRRCLFDSDDEVRDRATLYLNTLGGDGSVVETDKGVKDFLFGLLDIPLVNLETSLKNYEPSEEPFDIDCVPREVKSQPLAEKKAPGKKPTGLGAPPSGPTSTVDAYEKLLSSIPEYASFGKPFKSSAPVELTEAETEYAVNVVKHIFDRHVVFQYNCTNTIPEQLLENVTVIVDASDAEEFSEVSTKPLRSLPYDSPGQTFVAFEKPDGVPAVGKFSNMLKFIVKEVDPTTGETEEDGVEDEYQLEDLEVVAADYVLKVGVSNFRNAWESMGPEFERVDEYGLGPRESLAEAVSTVISLLGLQPCEGTEVVPSNSRSHTCLLSGVFIGNMKVLVRLSFGIDGPKEVAMKLAVRSEDESVSDAIHEIVASG; encoded by the exons CGGATTACTCTCCTTTTCTCGGGATTGAGAAGGGAGCTGTTCTTCAGGAAGCTAGAGTGTTCAATGATCCTCAGCTTGAGCCAAGGAGATGTTCTCAG GTCATTACAAAGCTTCTGTATCTACTGAATCAAGGAGAGACATTTACAAAG ATCGAAGCCACAGAAGTGTTCTTTGCTGTCACGAAACTTTTTCAGTCTAGAGACACTGGTTTAAGGAGAATGGTGTATTTAATGATAAAGGAGCTTTCTCCTTCTGCTGATGAG GTTATTATTGTGACTAGCTCACTTATGAAGGACATGAATAGCAAGACTGATATGTATCGAGCAAATGCTATTCGGGTTCTCTGTCGAATAACGGATGGAACCCTTCTCACCCAGATTGAGCGATACTTGAAACAAGCAATAGTTGACAAGAACCCTGTTGTTGCAAGTGCAGCTCTTGTCAGTGGAATTCATCTTCTCCAG aCAAACCCAGAGATAGTGAGAAGGTGGAGTAATGAAGTACAGGAAGCTGTTCAATCAAGGGCAGCACTTGTGCAATTTCATGCCCTAGCTCTCCTGCATCAG ATTCGGCAGAATGATCGCTTAGCTGTTAGCAAGCTAGTCACCAGCTTAACTAGAGGAAATGTTCGCTCACCATTGGCTCAATGCCTCTTGATCCGTTATACCAGCCAG GTTATTCGAGAATCGGGCACTAACACACAAACGGGTGACCGCccattttatgattttcttgaGGGTTGTCTGCGTCACAAGGCAGAGATGGTGATTTTTGAAGCTGCCAGAGCAATAACAGAGCTCAGTGGTGTGACGAGTAGGGAACTGACTCCAGCAATTACTGTTCTCCAACTCTTTCTAAGTTCTTCCAAGCCAGTGCTGCGTTTTGCTGCTGTCAGGACTTTGAACAag GTGGCAATGACAcatccaatggctgtaactaaCTGCAACATAGATATGGAAAGCCTAATTTCTGACCAGAACAGAAGCATTGCAACACTGGCAATCACCACTCTTCTGAAGACAGGAAATGAATCAAGTGTGGATCGCCTGATGAAGCAAATTACAAATTTCATGTCAGATATTGCTgatgaattcaaaattgttgtAGTGGAAGCCATCAGATCATTGTGCTTGAAGTTTCCTTTGAAGTATAGAGCCTT GATGAACTTCTTAAGCAACATTCTTAGGGAAGAAGGTGGATTTGAGTACAAAAAGGCGATTGTTGATTCAATCGTGATTCTCATAAGAGATATTCCTGATGCAAAAGAAAGCGGGTTGCTTCATCTGTGTGAATTTATTGAAGATTGTGAGTTCACCTATCTTTCAACACAG ATACTCCATTTTCTGGGGATTGAAGGGCCAAAAACCTCAGATCCCAGCAAATATATACGGTACATCTATAACAGAGTAATTCTTGAGAATGCAACTGTTCGAGCAAGTGCTGTAAGTACATTGGCAAAATTTGGTGCTATGGTTGATTCTTTGAAG CCACGGATATTTGTTCTGTTGAGACGCTGTCTTTTTGACAGTGACGATGAG GTTCGTGATAGGGCAACACTCTATCTGAACACACTTGGAGGTGACGGTTCTGTTGTTGAAACTGATAAAGGTGTGAAGGATTTCCTCTTTGGGTTACTGGACATTCCATTGGTCAACTTGGAGACCAGTTTGAAAAACTAT GAACCTTCTGAAGAGCCTTTTGACATTGATTGTGTACCTAGAGAGGTTAAGTCTCAGCCACTGGCTGAGAAGAAAGCTCCAGGTAAAAAGCCAACTGGTTTGGGTGCTCCTCCAAGTGGCCCCACATCCACCGTTGATGCATACGAGAAACTGCTTTCCTCTATTCCAGAATATGCAAGCTTTGGAAAGCCTTTCAAG TCCTCAGCACCTGTAGAGCTGACAGAAGCAGAAACAGAATATGCTGTTAATGTTGTCAAGCACATTTTTGATAGGCATGTTGTGTTCCAGTACAACTGCACCAATACAATTCCTGAGCAATTGCTGGAAAAC GTCACTGTTATCGTGGATGCTTCAGATGCAGAGGAATTCTCCGAAGTATCAACCAAGCCCCTAAGATCTCTTCCTTATGATTCACCAGGACAAACATTTGTGGCATTTGAGAAGCCAGATGGAGTCCCTGCAGTtggaaaattctcaaatatgtTGAAGTTCATTGTTAAAGAG GTTGATCCAACTACTGGTGAGACAGAGGAAGATGGTGTCGAAGACGAATACCAGCTGGAGGACCTTGAAGTTGTTGCAGCTGATTATGTGTTGAAGGTTGGGGTCTCCAATTTCAGAAATGCATGGGAAAGCATGGGTCCAGAGTTTGAGCGGGTAGATGAATATGGACTAGGCCCTAGGGAGAGTTTGGCTGAAGCCGTGAGCACTGTGATCAGCCTTCTTGGACTGCAGCCCTGTGAG GGCACAGAGGTTGTCCCTAGCAATTCAAGGTCACACACGTGTTTACTGTCTGGTGTATTCATAGGCAATATGAAAGTGCTTGTTCGGTTATCATTTGGAATTGATGGGCCCAAGGAGGTTGCCATGAAGCTGGCTGTTAGATCCGAGGATGAAAGTGTCAGTGATGCCATTCACGAGATTGTAGCAAGCGGCTAG